A window of the Archocentrus centrarchus isolate MPI-CPG fArcCen1 chromosome 17, fArcCen1, whole genome shotgun sequence genome harbors these coding sequences:
- the toe1 gene encoding target of EGR1 protein 1: protein MASSLVVPVIDVQNDNFKELWPAMVVAIKTASFVALDTELSGLGNRKSLLAESIEDRYKAICHAARSRSILSLGFACYKKLDQKPADTYLVQVYNLTLLCSEEYIIEPQSVHFLVQHGFDFNKQYSRGIPYCKGNNKGGADDRGVHIRALFTELLRARKPLVLHNGLIDMAFLYQSFYAHLPERLATFTADLSEMFPAGIYDTKYITEFELRLAASYLEYAYKKCKLDNDRSVDSKMTGSHVHLEFCRYAGHMSTYVDYRECPAVASTEGQTDICQRFSAFGWCPNGTQCPLSHDTDRIILQDEKNKEDKRKKRNRQREKKRSGAEGPSIFDGAPENKMPNVEVDPKNTPGHQQGTPAKLGPDIVPAIHYDGNTPQNEGKSLETASKGNSVCGDSTHSNNSATQNDSNTKSGESGTGAGREKFDGHSAWIDAQKKNADAGTHRAGFDAFMTGYIFSYSCTFIRKEEAREGDKEQKEEEEQSWIPTCLNKVYLSGKAVPLNVVKSTFSKSSKAHMQKMEMVWGGRM from the exons ATGGCATCTTCACTGGTGGTTCCTGTCATCGATGTCCAGAATGACAATTTTAAAGAGCTTTGGCCTGCTATGGTCGTGGCTATTAAAACGGCGTCCTTCGTTGCACTGGATACG gagTTGAGTGGTCTTGGAAACAGGAAGTCGTTGCTGGCTGA ATCCATAGAGGACCGATATAAAGCTATTTGTCATGCAGCTCGGTCTCGTTCTATCCTCTCCTTGGGATTTGCCTGCTACAAGAAACTGGACCAAAAG CCTGCAGACACATACCTGGTCCAGGTGTATAACCTCACCCTTCTGTGTTCAGAGGAGTACATCATAGAGCCCCAGTCAGTCCATTTCCTGGTGCAGCATGGATTTGACTTCAACAAGCAGTACAGCCGTGGAATCCCGTACTGCAAGGGCAACAATAAG ggaggggcagatgACCGTGGTGTCCACATCCGAGCACTGTTCACTGAACTGCTGCGTGCTAGGAAGCCCCTGGTGCTGCACAATGGCCTCATTGACATGGCTTTTCTGTACCAG AGTTTTTATGCCCACCTGCCTGAGCGCCTGGCCACCTTCACTGCTGACCTGTCAGAGATGTTCCCTGCTGGGATATATGACACCAAATATATCACAGAATTTGAGCTTCGACTCGCTGCCTCCTATCTAGAGTATGCCTACAAGAAATG TAAACTGGATAATGATCGCAGTGTGGACTCAAAAATGACTGGATCTCATGTTCACCTAGAGTTCTGTCGGTACGCTGGTCACATGTCCACATACGTGGACTACAGAGAGTGCCCCGCTGTAGCCTCCACTGAGGGACAGACTGACATCTGTCAGCGCTTCTCT GCATTTGGTTGGTGTCCAAATGGCACCCAGTGTCCATTATCCCATGACACAGACCGTATCATCCTCCAGGATGAGAAAAACAAggaggacaagaggaagaaaaggaaccgacagagagagaagaagagaagtggAGCAGAGGGCCCCTCCATCTTTGACGGTGCTCCCGAAAACAAAATGCCCAACGTGGAAGTGGATCCAAAAAATACTCCAGGACACCAACAAGGGACACCTGCTAAGTTGGGTCCAGACATTGTGCCGGCAATTCACTATGATGGAAACACCCCGCAGAATGAAGGAAAGAGCTTGGAAACTGCCAGTAAGGGGAACAGTGTGTGTGGTGACAGCACACACTCCAACAACTCAGCAACACAAAATGactcaaacacaaaaagtgGAGAAAGTGGGACAGGagcaggcagagaaaagtttgaTGGGCACTCAGCTTGGATTGATGCCCAGAAGAAGAATGCTGATGCAGGGACACATCGGGCGGGGTTCGACGCCTTTATGACAGGATACATCTTTTCCTACTCCTGCACCTTCATCAGGAAGGAAGAGGCTAGAGAAGGAGACAAGGagcaaaaggaggaggaggagcagtcaTGGATTCCTACGTGCCTTAACAAGGTCTATCTGAGCGGCAAGGCAGTGCCTCTCAACGTGGTAAAGAGCACCTTCTCCAAGTCGTCCAAGGCCCACATGCAGAAGATGGAGATGGTGTGGGGTGGAAGAATGTAG
- the LOC115795979 gene encoding transmembrane protein 53-like, with protein sequence MAADEIDYNIVFPDAGTSERHWQGTKEPVVILLGWAGCKDKHLSKYSSIYNEQGCVTIRYTAPLKTVFISESFGYKELRSTALKLLEILYDYEVENSPVFFHTFSNGGFMLYRYIVELLHNDRQFSSLSVVGAVVDSAPGSGNVRGALRALTATLGPKINPVLRYILLVLFAVTVFLLRIVLYPLTKYIHKNHYDAVQDRPPAWPHFFLYSRDDQVIRHRDVEVFLETLKQKGIPVDSFDFVSSPHVGHFRDFPEQYALKCHDFLIACMKDLEETETRRRRRVESQ encoded by the exons ATGGCAGCCGATGAAATCGACTACAACATCGTGTTTCCAGATGCGGGGACATCGG AGAGACACTGGCAGGGGACAAAGGAGCCAGTTGTGATACTATTGGGCTGGGCTGGATGCAAAGACAAGCACCTCTCCAAATACAGCTCCATCTACAATGAACAG GGCTGTGTCACCATCCGCTATACAGCGCCTTTAAAGACGGTCTTCATCTCGGAGTCATTTGGATACAAGGAGCTGAGAAGCACGGCTCTCAAACTGCTGGAGATCCTCTATGACTATGAGGTGGAGAACAGTCCTGTTTTCTTTCACACGTTCAGCAATGGCGGCTTCATGCTGTACCGTTACATTGTAGAGCTGCTGCACAACGACAGACAGTTCAGTTCGCTGTCTGTCGTTGGGGCCGTCGTGGACAGCGCCCCGGGTAGCGGGAACGTTCGTGGGGCTCTACGTGCACTGACAGCCACCTTAGGCCCCAAAATAAATCCAGTTTTAAGGTACATCCTCCTAGTGCTTTTTGCTGTGACTGTTTTCCTTTTGCGAATTGTGCTATACCCCTTGACCAAGTACATTCACAAGAACCACTATGATGCCGTGCAGGACAGGCCGCCTGCCTGGCCTCATTTCTTCCTGTACTCCAGAGATGACCAGGTGATAAGGCACAGGGATGTTGAGGTTTTTTTGGAGACTTTGAAGCAGAAAGGCATCCCTGTGGACAGTTTTGATTTTGTCTCCAGCCCCCATGTTGGCCATTTCCGGGATTTTCCTGAGCAGTACGCTCTCAAGTGCCACGACTTCCTGATTGCCTGCATGAAGGACTTGGAAGAGACTGAAACAAGAAGGAGACGACGTGTCGAAAGTCAGTGA